Proteins from a single region of Aquirhabdus parva:
- a CDS encoding SDR family NAD(P)-dependent oxidoreductase: MTKLNQTALRNAVKGKKAVVTGASSGIGLKVSHLLAQAGAHVILVSRTRETLEEVKAEIEAAGGSAAVYPCDLNDMDAVDVTAKQILADEGAIDILINNAGRSIRRAVSESVDRFHDFERTMQLNYFGAVKFILALLPTMIERKRGHVVNISSIGVLTNTPRFSAYVASKAALDAFSRCLASEVKGKNIHLSTIYMPLVRTPMIAPTKMYDHLPTLTPDQAADLVGKALIRKAKSIATPAGSLGALSYAIAPKVNDSILSVAYRMFPSSAASLGKNAPPVNEKPTLVQRAFTLIRPGEHW; this comes from the coding sequence ATGACCAAGTTAAATCAAACTGCACTGCGTAATGCGGTTAAAGGCAAAAAAGCCGTCGTCACTGGCGCATCCAGCGGCATCGGCCTTAAAGTTTCCCACCTACTCGCCCAAGCAGGCGCCCATGTTATTCTGGTATCGCGCACACGCGAAACTCTTGAGGAAGTCAAAGCAGAGATTGAAGCCGCTGGAGGGAGCGCTGCAGTTTATCCTTGTGACTTGAACGATATGGATGCTGTCGATGTAACCGCTAAACAAATTCTTGCCGATGAAGGCGCTATTGATATTCTGATCAATAATGCAGGACGCTCGATCCGCCGTGCGGTCTCTGAATCCGTTGATCGTTTCCACGACTTCGAACGCACCATGCAACTTAACTACTTTGGTGCGGTGAAGTTCATCCTTGCGCTTCTGCCTACCATGATTGAACGCAAACGTGGTCATGTGGTTAATATCAGCTCAATCGGTGTACTCACCAATACACCGCGTTTTTCTGCTTATGTTGCCAGTAAAGCAGCACTTGATGCATTCAGCCGCTGTCTTGCTTCCGAAGTCAAAGGCAAAAATATTCACTTGTCGACCATCTATATGCCGCTCGTACGCACACCGATGATCGCACCGACCAAAATGTACGATCACCTGCCGACCCTGACTCCAGACCAAGCCGCAGATCTGGTTGGCAAAGCACTGATTCGCAAAGCGAAGAGTATTGCAACGCCAGCAGGTTCATTGGGTGCACTCAGTTATGCGATTGCACCGAAGGTCAACGATTCAATCCTGTCCGTTGCTTATCGGATGTTCCCAAGCTCGGCAGCATCCCTTGGCAAAAATGCACCACCCGTCAATGAAAAACCTACCTTGGTACAACGTGCATTCACACTAATTCGTCCGGGTGAGCACTGGTAA
- a CDS encoding Tex family protein, with amino-acid sequence MTAPDNLLDENQAPDVTQNVSVEPALEPIAEQSTPTEAIQEVAATAVPEEAQVTDAVTPVTEAPIARSEKVLTVTTTATEPAPKLRLKSDAELIAQIAGELSVRPEQVTAAVALLDEGSTVPFIARYRKEAHGLDDAQLRELELRLTYLRELDERRSKIIESIRGQGKLTEALHARLNQADSKNALEDLYLPYRPKRTSKAQLAKDAGLEPIALRVLNEEIEPAKALEGFSHESYPDLDSQLDAIGHILVDVWAADLELMENLRRRFGAEAQIVSRLAGEEKREVGKKFRDYFEAQESLAKIASHRLLALLRGRQENVLTLKVDGTNESHVQTIKDKFNVGSAQPESRQSFLAQTAELLWLGKLRPHFEHSLLTEKRLAAEAEAVSVFAENMRHLLLSAPAGGKVTLGMDPGIRTGVKLAVINASGDVLAHSVIYPFAPRNERDASLATLDSLCREHGVELIAIGNGTASRETDALVHDFLKAQPDLSITKVVVSEAGASVYSASELATAELPDLDVSIRGAVSIARRLQDPLAELVKIDPKSIGVGQYQHDVNQPTLARRLDAVVEDSVNAVGVDVNTASPALLSRIAGLNKNIAQQIADYRRENGAFASRDDLKKVPRLGAKTFEQAAGFLRVVNGAQPLDSSAVHPEAYPLVGKILGNLKRSLADVLGKAGALDGFDPATVVDDKFGLPTVQDVIRELEKPGRDPRPEFKTVKFRDDVNEVKDLVDGMILEGVITNVTNFGAFVDIGVHQDGLVHISELSDQYVDDPHKFAKPGQIVTVRVMGTDGERKRISLSLRLTPTERPAKAERPERNERPARKPEDRPVRAEGAEKRGDRQDRPRSDRPRSDKPRDERPRQERPAREEKPKEEKIGSFGALLAQAGIKGSK; translated from the coding sequence ATGACTGCGCCCGATAACTTGCTTGATGAAAACCAAGCACCTGATGTGACCCAAAACGTGAGTGTAGAGCCTGCACTTGAGCCTATTGCAGAGCAATCTACACCGACTGAAGCGATTCAAGAAGTTGCTGCGACCGCAGTGCCTGAAGAAGCGCAAGTGACTGATGCAGTAACGCCTGTAACAGAAGCACCAATCGCACGCTCTGAAAAAGTGCTAACAGTGACAACGACTGCGACCGAGCCTGCACCTAAACTCCGTTTAAAATCAGATGCTGAGTTGATTGCTCAGATTGCAGGTGAACTCAGTGTACGTCCTGAGCAAGTCACTGCTGCGGTAGCTTTGCTGGATGAAGGGTCTACCGTACCGTTCATTGCACGTTATCGTAAAGAAGCTCATGGTTTAGATGATGCCCAGCTTCGTGAACTTGAATTACGTTTGACTTACTTGCGTGAACTGGATGAGCGTCGTAGTAAAATTATCGAGTCAATTCGTGGTCAAGGTAAGCTGACCGAAGCTTTACATGCGCGCTTGAATCAAGCAGACAGTAAAAATGCGCTTGAAGATTTGTATCTTCCATATCGTCCAAAGCGTACCAGCAAGGCTCAATTGGCTAAAGATGCAGGTTTAGAGCCGATAGCATTACGTGTATTGAATGAAGAGATAGAGCCAGCCAAAGCGCTTGAAGGCTTTAGTCATGAGAGCTATCCAGATTTAGACAGCCAGCTTGATGCGATTGGTCATATTCTGGTGGACGTCTGGGCGGCTGACCTTGAGTTGATGGAAAATTTACGTCGTCGTTTTGGTGCCGAAGCGCAAATCGTCAGCCGTTTGGCGGGCGAAGAAAAACGTGAAGTCGGTAAAAAATTCCGTGATTACTTTGAAGCTCAAGAATCATTGGCCAAGATTGCTTCACATCGTTTACTCGCATTATTGCGCGGTCGTCAAGAAAACGTATTGACACTCAAAGTTGATGGTACCAATGAGTCCCATGTACAAACCATCAAAGATAAGTTCAATGTGGGTAGCGCCCAGCCTGAAAGTCGTCAATCGTTCTTAGCACAAACTGCCGAATTATTGTGGCTCGGTAAGCTGCGCCCACACTTCGAGCATTCGCTACTGACCGAAAAACGTTTGGCTGCTGAAGCTGAAGCGGTGAGTGTATTTGCTGAAAATATGCGTCATCTCTTATTGTCTGCTCCTGCAGGCGGTAAAGTGACATTGGGCATGGATCCGGGTATCCGTACTGGCGTTAAACTTGCGGTCATTAATGCCTCGGGTGATGTGCTAGCACACTCCGTGATCTATCCGTTTGCCCCGCGTAATGAGCGTGATGCATCCTTGGCAACTTTAGATAGCCTGTGCCGTGAGCACGGTGTTGAACTCATAGCCATTGGCAATGGAACTGCAAGCCGTGAAACCGACGCATTGGTTCATGACTTCCTTAAAGCACAGCCTGACCTTTCGATCACCAAAGTGGTCGTGAGTGAAGCCGGTGCATCGGTTTACTCAGCAAGTGAACTTGCGACTGCAGAATTGCCTGATTTGGATGTGTCGATTCGCGGTGCGGTATCTATTGCTCGTCGTCTACAAGATCCGCTCGCTGAATTGGTGAAGATTGATCCTAAATCCATTGGGGTCGGTCAATATCAGCATGACGTGAATCAGCCGACATTGGCGCGTCGTCTAGACGCTGTTGTTGAAGATAGCGTGAATGCGGTGGGTGTTGATGTGAATACTGCATCACCAGCCCTGTTATCGCGTATTGCGGGTTTGAATAAAAATATTGCCCAGCAAATTGCAGACTATCGCCGTGAAAACGGTGCGTTTGCCAGTCGTGATGATCTGAAAAAAGTTCCACGTTTGGGTGCTAAAACCTTTGAACAAGCCGCAGGTTTCTTGCGCGTGGTCAATGGGGCACAACCACTGGATTCTTCAGCGGTGCATCCGGAAGCCTATCCGTTGGTGGGCAAAATTTTGGGCAACCTGAAACGCTCATTGGCGGACGTACTCGGTAAAGCGGGTGCCCTTGACGGCTTTGATCCAGCTACTGTTGTGGATGATAAGTTTGGTCTACCGACCGTCCAAGATGTGATCCGTGAGCTTGAAAAACCCGGTCGCGACCCACGTCCAGAGTTTAAAACGGTTAAATTCCGTGATGACGTGAATGAAGTTAAAGATTTGGTTGATGGCATGATTCTGGAAGGTGTGATCACCAACGTTACCAACTTCGGCGCGTTCGTGGATATCGGGGTTCATCAAGATGGTCTCGTCCACATTTCCGAGCTTTCTGATCAATATGTGGATGATCCTCATAAGTTTGCTAAACCGGGTCAAATCGTGACGGTACGGGTGATGGGGACTGATGGCGAACGTAAACGTATTAGCTTGAGCTTGCGTCTGACACCGACTGAGCGTCCTGCCAAGGCTGAACGTCCAGAGCGCAACGAGCGCCCAGCGCGTAAACCTGAAGATCGTCCTGTACGTGCAGAGGGCGCTGAAAAACGGGGAGATCGTCAGGATCGCCCACGTTCAGACCGTCCTCGTTCAGATAAACCACGTGATGAGCGTCCGCGTCAGGAACGTCCAGCACGTGAGGAAAAACCGAAAGAAGAAAAGATTGGTTCATTCGGTGCTTTACTGGCGCAAGCGGGGATCAAGGGCTCAAAATAA
- the ompR gene encoding osmolarity response regulator transcription factor OmpR: MSLVVPADEAPRGTTTGERILVVDDDARLRALLQRFLEDKGFVVRTAHDAPQMDRLMQRELFSLIVLDFMLPIEDGVSICKRLRSNNINTPIVMLTARGSDSDRIAGLEAGADDYLPKPFNPNELLARIRAVLRRQVREVPGAPSQLMTVINFGSWSLDLSTRSLTRNGEVVTLTTGEFAVLKALVQHPREPLTRDKLMNLARGREWGAMERSIDVQVSRLRRLIEENPARARYIQTVWGVGYVFVPDGAE, encoded by the coding sequence ATGAGTTTAGTAGTACCTGCTGATGAAGCACCCCGCGGCACCACAACCGGTGAGCGTATTTTGGTGGTGGATGATGACGCTCGTCTACGTGCATTGCTACAGCGCTTTCTCGAAGACAAGGGATTTGTCGTTCGCACTGCCCATGACGCACCGCAAATGGATCGTCTCATGCAACGTGAATTATTTTCACTGATTGTATTAGACTTTATGCTGCCCATTGAAGATGGCGTCAGCATCTGTAAGCGTTTGCGCAGCAATAATATCAACACGCCTATCGTCATGCTCACTGCACGCGGTAGTGACTCTGACCGTATTGCAGGTCTTGAGGCTGGCGCAGATGACTATTTGCCCAAACCCTTTAACCCAAATGAACTTTTAGCACGCATCCGTGCAGTTCTGCGCCGCCAAGTCCGCGAAGTGCCCGGCGCCCCTAGCCAACTGATGACTGTCATTAACTTTGGCTCATGGTCTTTGGATTTATCTACACGCTCACTCACCCGCAACGGCGAAGTCGTCACGCTCACGACCGGTGAATTTGCCGTATTGAAGGCACTCGTACAGCATCCACGGGAACCCTTAACACGCGATAAGCTGATGAACCTTGCGCGTGGACGTGAGTGGGGTGCAATGGAGCGGTCCATTGACGTACAGGTCTCGCGACTGCGACGTTTGATTGAAGAAAATCCCGCACGTGCACGCTATATCCAAACCGTATGGGGTGTCGGCTATGTATTTGTACCCGATGGTGCCGAATAA
- a CDS encoding ATP-binding protein has translation MNSEQPKPIRVTISLRQRWLLLSKQIDRFLKKLKPNSTAVRTTLLVSFVGLFSLFMSLAFFWRTLYLPEIRQHAHYLAINLELIREAEQQVLIDPFALDIHEWILERVGVEFVRDPAEFPSQRTNPLANFFTSELSKELSTELKEPVSVFFGFKPTPQLWIHFPSLGNVWIREPLLFYAQYDAALIIGWLLGIPLLTSIIILILVRQLNRPLALLQTSARRYTITGETPKLRVDSGPVEIRQVNTAFNQMISSLEQAAHDRTIMLAGISHDLRTPLTRMRLTAELMPDEDLREGMVYDIADMDEILAQFISYMRDGSDEETQLADINQILQEIVIQYKSSNILYQPQILPKISIRPLSIKRMVGNIVNNALRYGREPIYISATLLPTQLTLTIRDCGDGIQLDDLNSLTEPFVRGESARTTQGSGLGLAIVKRIAGLHGGTVNVHNHHEGGLEVSVTLPIYPSKMTSPNPKNKRINLIHSEVDHD, from the coding sequence GTGAATAGTGAACAACCTAAGCCCATACGCGTGACGATCAGTCTTAGACAACGCTGGTTATTGTTGTCTAAGCAGATTGATCGTTTCTTAAAAAAGTTAAAACCAAATTCAACAGCCGTAAGAACCACACTATTAGTCTCCTTCGTTGGCTTGTTTAGCTTATTTATGTCGCTAGCGTTCTTCTGGCGCACGCTATATTTACCTGAAATTCGCCAGCATGCGCACTATCTTGCTATTAATCTTGAGCTCATTCGTGAAGCGGAACAACAAGTCCTGATCGACCCTTTCGCGCTGGATATTCACGAATGGATTCTTGAGCGTGTAGGTGTTGAATTTGTTCGCGATCCTGCTGAGTTTCCAAGTCAACGTACCAATCCACTGGCCAATTTCTTTACCAGTGAGCTTAGCAAAGAACTGTCTACAGAACTCAAAGAACCCGTCAGCGTTTTTTTTGGATTTAAGCCAACACCTCAGTTATGGATTCACTTCCCTTCCCTAGGCAATGTCTGGATCCGTGAGCCTTTACTGTTTTATGCGCAATACGATGCCGCGCTGATTATTGGCTGGCTGCTCGGAATTCCGTTACTGACGTCAATCATTATTCTGATTCTTGTACGCCAACTTAATCGACCGTTGGCTTTGCTGCAGACTTCAGCACGGCGCTATACGATTACTGGAGAGACGCCCAAGCTACGCGTCGACTCAGGTCCAGTAGAAATTCGCCAAGTGAATACTGCATTTAATCAGATGATTAGCTCTCTTGAACAAGCTGCGCATGATCGAACAATTATGCTCGCAGGGATTTCACATGACCTGCGTACCCCACTGACCCGAATGCGACTGACCGCAGAATTGATGCCCGACGAAGACTTACGCGAAGGTATGGTGTATGACATTGCAGATATGGATGAAATTCTGGCGCAATTTATTTCCTACATGCGTGATGGATCAGATGAAGAAACCCAACTTGCAGATATCAACCAAATCTTGCAAGAGATCGTGATTCAATATAAGTCATCAAACATTCTCTATCAGCCACAGATTCTGCCGAAGATCTCCATACGACCTCTCTCCATCAAACGCATGGTGGGTAATATTGTCAATAACGCGCTGCGTTATGGTCGGGAACCGATTTATATTTCGGCAACATTACTGCCCACTCAACTGACATTGACCATTCGCGATTGCGGAGACGGCATCCAACTGGATGATTTGAACAGCCTGACTGAGCCGTTTGTCCGTGGTGAGAGCGCCAGAACCACTCAAGGCAGTGGGCTAGGACTTGCGATTGTGAAACGTATTGCAGGTCTTCATGGCGGCACGGTCAATGTTCACAATCATCATGAAGGTGGGCTTGAGGTGAGCGTAACACTTCCTATCTACCCTTCAAAAATGACCAGCCCTAACCCCAAAAACAAACGCATTAACTTGATACATAGTGAAGTAGATCACGATTAA
- a CDS encoding class I SAM-dependent methyltransferase: MYLWESHLDISHNPSEHDRYTDQARSNLVDMFSSPRKFVLEIGCSTGATGRYCKEKFPDAVYWGIEPNQDAAKIASTRVDHVLVGLSDDFVLSEQGVGLGQIDGVILADVIEHMYNPWKALASLKPYLASNAEIVTSIPNVRSIWLLNEIASGRFTYLDQGLLDITHIRFFTWKEIVDMMQQCGYQIDFLTYGVDERLWATYQNYKNILPSTVEYENVAVKQVKDENDLLELCSLQYYSRAILIP; encoded by the coding sequence ATGTATTTGTGGGAGTCACATTTAGATATTAGCCATAATCCCAGTGAACATGATCGCTACACCGATCAAGCGCGTTCGAATTTGGTTGATATGTTTTCCTCACCGCGAAAATTTGTTTTGGAAATCGGATGTTCAACAGGTGCGACAGGTCGCTACTGTAAAGAGAAGTTCCCGGATGCAGTGTACTGGGGGATTGAGCCGAATCAGGATGCGGCAAAAATTGCCAGTACACGGGTCGATCATGTATTGGTTGGACTCTCCGATGATTTTGTCTTATCTGAGCAGGGCGTTGGGCTTGGGCAGATCGATGGCGTCATATTGGCGGACGTCATTGAACACATGTATAACCCTTGGAAAGCCTTGGCCAGTTTAAAGCCTTATCTTGCGAGTAATGCCGAGATTGTCACCAGTATTCCGAATGTGCGTAGCATCTGGCTTTTAAATGAGATTGCTTCCGGCCGATTCACTTATCTGGATCAAGGCTTACTGGATATTACCCATATACGTTTTTTCACCTGGAAAGAAATCGTCGATATGATGCAGCAATGTGGCTATCAAATTGATTTTTTGACTTATGGTGTAGATGAGCGGTTATGGGCGACATACCAGAATTATAAAAATATATTGCCCAGCACTGTTGAGTATGAAAATGTGGCAGTTAAACAAGTCAAAGATGAAAATGATCTACTCGAACTCTGCAGCCTGCAATATTATTCAAGAGCCATACTCATTCCTTAA
- a CDS encoding PglD-related sugar-binding protein translates to MRLYGIVGAGGFGREVLPVAESMLKATDPVPDFEIVFVVEYGQSQSINGHRVLLLDEFLASDAEKYFNIAIADAVVRERIAEQMIAHGIAPFSIQALNSMSLSSNQIGEGAILCPFTLVTANATIGRFFHANIYSYIAHDCQIGNFVTFAPNVHCNGHVIVEDYAYIGTGAILKQGSAENPLVIGRGAIVGMGAVVTKSVAPYTTVVGNPAKPLVKH, encoded by the coding sequence ATGCGACTATATGGAATTGTTGGAGCTGGTGGGTTTGGTCGAGAGGTTTTGCCTGTTGCCGAGAGTATGCTGAAAGCCACTGATCCTGTACCCGATTTTGAGATTGTGTTTGTGGTCGAATATGGCCAATCGCAATCGATCAACGGACATCGGGTATTGCTCTTGGATGAGTTCTTAGCCTCTGATGCTGAAAAGTATTTTAACATTGCTATTGCCGATGCTGTAGTCAGAGAGCGAATTGCTGAGCAAATGATCGCTCATGGCATTGCACCCTTTAGCATTCAAGCGTTGAACAGCATGAGTCTGAGTTCAAATCAGATCGGCGAGGGGGCAATTTTATGTCCATTTACGTTGGTCACGGCGAATGCCACCATCGGTCGTTTCTTTCATGCCAATATCTATTCTTATATCGCGCATGATTGTCAGATTGGCAACTTTGTGACTTTTGCGCCCAATGTGCATTGTAATGGTCATGTGATTGTTGAAGATTATGCCTATATCGGAACGGGTGCGATTTTAAAACAAGGAAGTGCTGAAAATCCGTTGGTCATAGGTCGTGGTGCTATCGTCGGGATGGGCGCAGTCGTGACCAAAAGCGTTGCACCCTATACGACCGTCGTGGGTAATCCTGCAAAGCCGTTGGTCAAGCATTGA
- a CDS encoding DegT/DnrJ/EryC1/StrS family aminotransferase yields the protein MNSKNNTYVTQPFLPDLQEFIPYLEQIWDNKILTNAGPFHQQLEEELCKYLGVKHISLFCNGTLALVTALQSLRITGEVITTPYSFVATAHSLLWNGIKPVFVDIDPKTMNLDPAKIEAAITPSTTAILPVHCYGHPCDVQAIEKIADTYNLRVIYDAAHAFGVNDTHGSILNYGDLSVLSFHATKVFNTFEGGAIVCHDAKTKQRIDHLKNFGFVDEVTVVAPGINGKMSEINAAFGLLQLKHMDHVFNQRQAIDAFYREHLRDVKCIECVSRTCETKANFSYFPIIVGSDYGLGRDELYAKLKEHHIFARRYFYPLISDFPMYRGLPSAHRDNLPNASYISSKVICLPIFPDLALEECKRIVDIIRMSA from the coding sequence ATGAATTCAAAAAATAATACCTATGTTACTCAACCTTTCTTACCGGATTTGCAGGAGTTTATTCCCTACCTGGAGCAGATTTGGGATAACAAAATATTGACCAATGCCGGGCCCTTTCACCAGCAATTGGAGGAAGAGCTTTGCAAGTATTTAGGTGTTAAGCACATTTCTTTATTTTGTAATGGCACGCTTGCATTGGTTACGGCGTTACAAAGTTTGCGCATTACGGGTGAAGTGATTACGACGCCCTATTCATTTGTCGCAACCGCGCATTCACTGCTTTGGAATGGAATCAAACCGGTTTTTGTGGATATTGATCCTAAGACCATGAATCTTGATCCGGCAAAGATTGAAGCCGCAATTACCCCATCTACAACAGCGATTTTGCCCGTGCATTGTTATGGGCATCCTTGTGATGTGCAGGCTATTGAGAAGATCGCCGATACCTATAATTTGCGTGTTATTTATGATGCAGCGCATGCTTTTGGGGTGAATGATACCCACGGCAGTATTTTGAATTATGGTGATTTATCCGTACTGAGTTTTCATGCGACCAAAGTGTTCAATACCTTTGAAGGTGGCGCAATTGTTTGTCATGATGCAAAGACCAAACAGCGTATCGATCACCTCAAGAACTTTGGTTTTGTCGATGAGGTCACGGTGGTGGCACCGGGTATCAATGGCAAGATGAGTGAAATCAACGCGGCATTTGGTCTATTGCAGCTTAAACATATGGATCATGTGTTCAATCAACGTCAAGCCATTGATGCTTTTTATCGTGAACATTTACGCGATGTCAAATGCATTGAGTGTGTCAGCCGCACATGTGAGACCAAAGCCAATTTCTCATACTTTCCGATTATTGTGGGTTCGGATTATGGACTTGGGCGTGATGAACTCTACGCCAAGCTAAAAGAGCACCATATCTTTGCACGCCGATACTTTTACCCGCTCATTTCTGATTTTCCGATGTATCGTGGATTACCTTCAGCGCATCGAGATAATTTACCCAATGCCAGTTATATTTCTTCAAAGGTCATTTGTTTACCGATATTTCCAGATTTGGCTTTAGAAGAGTGTAAGCGGATTGTTGATATCATTCGGATGAGTGCGTGA
- a CDS encoding glycosyltransferase produces the protein MKLHLACGANILSGWTNVDLEPQEASVIQHDLTEPLPFPDETFDFIYSEHFIECIAKDAAYAFIAQCFLKLKAGGTIRISTPSLERLVRQFEYERMDSWRSVSWIPSNRADLINQGMTAWGHKYLYNWQALETLFRHLGFISITRKSWGSSDLGVFNGIESRPNNGEIILEATKPTSAQLTTKRPKVSVVIPSYNHCDYVAAAINSVLNQTFQDFEIVVTDDGSSDGTPDIVATFTDPRIKLKRFEKNKGACWATNDAIRRAQGDYIAVLNSDDEFLPEKLQKQVALLDSHPEFGAVFAYPEIMDEEGNVLSVEGQQKHAGIFNESNKPQAQWLSRLLQTNCLCHPTVLIRRTCYDAVGLYSPNLRSLPDYEMWVRVLLHTNIYIIQEPLIRMRIFAAGGNESGQRPDQFRRMYWEHIPIIKRLLAAPHDLWREMLSQFMDVSELPQIENYQREFEFAALCTKINGLSHLMAAMQVISAINDDSEEAVIPICRIYNELAAHLEFSITPHKALWPLRV, from the coding sequence ATGAAGCTACACTTAGCCTGCGGTGCCAATATATTGTCTGGCTGGACAAATGTGGATTTGGAACCTCAAGAGGCGAGTGTCATTCAGCATGATTTAACAGAGCCTCTGCCTTTTCCCGATGAAACATTCGATTTTATTTACTCTGAGCACTTTATTGAATGTATTGCTAAAGACGCAGCCTATGCGTTTATTGCGCAGTGTTTTTTGAAGCTCAAAGCTGGGGGAACGATTCGTATCAGTACGCCGAGTTTAGAGCGATTGGTCAGGCAATTTGAGTATGAAAGAATGGATAGCTGGCGCAGTGTCAGTTGGATACCTTCTAATCGTGCTGATTTGATCAATCAAGGCATGACCGCTTGGGGTCACAAATATCTCTATAATTGGCAAGCACTCGAAACGTTATTTCGCCATCTTGGTTTCATCAGTATTACCCGCAAGTCTTGGGGAAGCAGTGATTTAGGTGTTTTTAATGGCATTGAATCGCGTCCAAATAACGGTGAAATTATTCTTGAGGCGACCAAACCCACATCCGCACAGCTCACTACCAAGCGTCCAAAAGTTTCCGTGGTTATCCCTTCATATAATCATTGTGATTATGTTGCAGCAGCAATCAATAGTGTCTTAAATCAGACTTTTCAAGATTTTGAGATAGTTGTCACGGATGATGGCTCTTCTGATGGAACTCCAGATATCGTTGCGACCTTTACTGATCCACGGATCAAGCTTAAGCGTTTTGAAAAAAATAAAGGTGCATGCTGGGCAACAAATGATGCCATCCGCCGTGCACAAGGGGATTACATTGCCGTACTTAATTCTGATGATGAGTTCTTACCAGAAAAACTCCAGAAGCAAGTCGCTTTACTTGATAGCCATCCAGAATTTGGTGCTGTTTTTGCCTATCCTGAAATTATGGATGAAGAGGGCAATGTTCTGTCTGTTGAGGGGCAGCAAAAACATGCGGGGATCTTTAACGAGAGTAATAAACCACAAGCACAGTGGTTATCTCGTCTTTTGCAAACCAATTGCCTGTGCCATCCGACTGTGCTTATTCGCCGTACATGCTATGACGCAGTTGGTTTATATAGTCCGAATCTCAGATCACTGCCTGATTATGAAATGTGGGTGAGGGTATTGCTGCACACCAACATCTACATCATCCAAGAGCCTTTAATCAGGATGCGGATATTTGCGGCAGGTGGAAATGAGAGTGGTCAACGCCCTGATCAATTCCGAAGAATGTATTGGGAGCATATCCCTATTATCAAGCGTTTATTAGCCGCACCTCATGATTTGTGGCGCGAGATGCTGAGCCAGTTTATGGATGTCTCTGAGCTACCACAAATTGAGAATTATCAGAGGGAGTTTGAGTTCGCAGCGCTTTGTACCAAGATTAATGGCTTATCGCATTTGATGGCGGCGATGCAGGTCATCAGCGCGATTAATGATGATTCAGAAGAGGCGGTGATTCCAATTTGTCGCATCTATAACGAACTCGCGGCACATTTAGAGTTCAGCATCACGCCTCATAAGGCATTGTGGCCACTGCGAGTATAA